The following are encoded in a window of Apis mellifera strain DH4 linkage group LG10, Amel_HAv3.1, whole genome shotgun sequence genomic DNA:
- the LOC412355 gene encoding diacylglycerol kinase eta isoform X3, protein MSPKQQRTHSRFKVITPFRSLVLCGESRQEMEDWLNALRTVTKNCAQTDSGIAEMLSGNHQWYATSHARPTYCNVCRDALYGVTSHGLSCEICKYKVHKRCSIKAINNCKWTTLASIGKDIIEDKDGNITMPHQWMEGNLPVSSKCSVCDKTCGSVLRLQDWRCLWCRATVHTACRPAMSIKCPLGPVKLSVVPPTALHSIGSDEAWEAIRPTGCSPLLVFVNSKSGDNQGIKFLRRFKQLLNPAQVFDLIKGGPGPGLRLFRHFDPFRILVCSGDGSVGWVLSEIDRLGMHKQCQVGVLPLGTGNDLARVLGWGSSCDDDAHLPQLLEKYEKAGTKMLDRWSIMTFERSISLPCPKNVLNHPDTVQKSNIASQYEENILTHITNVLESDQENVILSSIRILCDTVKDFVAYIMENMNSEDQQVEEKCKILQQKLNLFLTILCKEEEYLSTEHINDVDNINLNTEISVSPDNCEKGVLEKPEKDITNLKKVQKRKQFADKEIVMSRANSLKRTVRKFVEYAQLVIDDQININSKHGIKIANTNSSLDDSTIINSILSKKKQLNIPGLKVDHVESLSVETLIESVKSTDNSICTSPTPNVASLSPIPDLRRDSQPEEILTLPAPDGFADSRRNSENLPQGSFNFHTSMIPCMDNEQETEILESNDQQISDSNNIEISSEFQVSVTRTTFDTSSPSEDGTTQDISSDIDSIQSPEHEQKSENKAKMEVLKGYIGSDTFDSEIRHIDSPDNSEMITSELQNSESLIGQDLTSIINGEEYDSVREYLENELENTDITNEIAKRSFKKSTKYSTVIEMENKFKYKIGSTEQNVNKANKFKEQDGKASDLLRPVCCFTVSSDTTPTNEKRNSFPPTISVIINPPSPSMSIESQHDLDAEYKMNPYLRRHTDESMERLSVELPELGFSPQATRRISSGSLLKASEVVSLAATAARFGGSNASLRHERVKSVDKTEDVKKLPIINPLVQLPMWPNVSGGTGLISQALLANADALCAAVSPLMDPDETLMEGYFERCVMNNYFGIGIDAKISLDFHHKREEHPEKCRSRAKNYMWYGVLGSKQWLQKTYKNLEQRVQLECDGQRIPLPSLQGIVVLNIPSFMGGTNFWGGTKEGDLFLAPSFDDRILEVVAVFGSVQMAASRLINLQHHRIAQCQTVQINILGDEGVPIQVDGEAWIQPPGIIRIIHKNRMQMLYRNRALETSLKTWEEKQRSTLNAISQSISTLSTTQLQSQSKLLQVHNKPTHLNEEEMYILLGFIEVVTTLVKWVKLLIISHPSLEPDLYQVAARTAQALEQVHPDGKILQGINLRPVVTELVSSARQLYEDSCELLRDKAHNLKLREDLENKLSFSLASMEQELKKCTFDEGGTRLVYLQNLPSDEQFRRSGINSGTNLARDQVTTWGVQEVCCWLENLQLGEYTEKFISHDIRGRELLSLARRDLKELGIIKVGHVKRILQAINDLNN, encoded by the exons ATGTCACCAAAGCAACAAAGAACCCATTCTCGATTCaag GTGATAACTCCATTTCGATCATTAGTTCTTTGTGGTGAAAGTAGACAAGAAATGGAAGATTGGTTGAATGCATTAAGAACAGTAACAAAGAATTGCGCTCAGACAGATTCTGGAATTGCAGAAATGCTTAGTGGTAATCATCAATGGTATGCAACAAGTCATGCGAGACCAACATATTGTAATGTTTGTAGAGATGCTCTTTatg gtgTTACTTCTCATGGTTTAAGTtgtgaaatatgtaaatataaagttcATAAACGATGTAGTATaaaagcaataaataattgcaaatggACCACTTTGGCATCTATTGGCAAAGACATTATTGAGGATAAAGATGGG AATATTACTATGCCTCATCAATGGATGGAAGGCAATTTACCGGTATCCTCAAAATGTTCTGTATGtgataaaacttgtggttctGTACTcag gcTTCAAGATTGGAGATGTTTATGGTGTAGAGCTACAGTACATACAGCTTGTAGACCTGCCATGAGTATTAAATGTCCATTAGGACCAGTTAAATTGAGTGTAGTTCCTCCTACAGCACTGCATAGTATAg gtaGTGATGAAGCTTGGGAAGCTATAAGACCTACTGGATGCAGTCCACTTTTAGTATTTGTAAATAGTAAATCTGGTGACAATCAaggtattaaatttcttagaagatttaaacaattattaaatccaGCACAAGTATTTGATCTTATAAAAGGAGGACCAGGACCAGG GTTAAGACTATTTCGTCATTTTGATCCATTTCGTATTTTGGTATGCAGTGGGGATGGATCTGTTGGTTGGGTTCTTTCTGAAATTGATCGTCTAGGAATGCat aagcaGTGTCAAGTTGGAGTTCTACCATTGGGAACAGGAAATGATTTGGCACGTGTTTTGGGTTGGGGATCTTCTTGTGATGATGATGCTCATTTACCTcagttattagaaaaatatgaaaaagcaGGCACAAAAATGCTTGATCGATGGAGTATTATGACTTTTGAACGTAGTATTTCTTTGCCATGTcccaaaaatgttttaaatcatCCTGATACTgtacaaaaatcaaatattgctAGTCAATATGAAGAGAATATTCTTACCCATATAACAAATGTTTTGGAATCAGATcaagaaaatgtaattttatctaGTATTAG aATTTTATGTGATACAGTAAAAGATTTTGTAGCatatataatggaaaatatgaaCTCAGAGGACCAACAAgtggaagaaaaatgtaaaatacttCAGCAAAAACTTAATTTGTTCTTAACAATATTatgcaaagaagaagaatatctaTCAACTGAACATATAAATGatgttgataatattaatttaaatactgaAATTTCTGTTTCACCTGATAATTGTGAAAAAGGAGTATTAGAAAAGCCAGAGAaagatataacaaatttaaaaaaagtgcaaaaaagaaaacaatttgcAGATAAAGAAATTGTCATGTCaag agcAAACAGTTTAAAAAGAACTGTAAGAAAATTTGTAGAATATGCTCAATTGGTTATAGATgatcaaattaatatcaacTCAAAACATGGTATTAAAATAGCAAATACAAATAGTTCATTAGATGAtagtacaataataaattcaatattga gcaaaaaaaaacaattaaatattcctgGTTTAAAAGTAGATCATGTTGAAAGTTTATCTGTAGAAACACTAATAGAATCTGTAAAAAGTACAGATAATTCAATATGTACTAGTCCAACTCCTAATGTAGCATCTTTAAGTCCTATACCAGATCTTAGAAGAGATTCTCAACCTGAAGAGATATTAACATTACCTGCTCCTGATGGTTTTGCTGATAGTAGACGAAATAGTGAAAATTTACCACAAgg TTCGTTTAACTTTCATACCTCTATGATTCCTTGTATGGATAATGAACAAGAAACGGAAATACTTGAATCTAATGACCAACAAATATCTGATTccaataatatagaaatttcttcAGAATTTCAAGTTAGTGTTACAAGAACCACTTTTGATACAAGTTCACCTTCAGAAGATGGAACTACACAAGACATTTCATCTGATATAGATTCAATCCAATCACCAGAACATGAAcaaaaatcagaaaataaaGCTAAAATGGAAGTACTTAAag gaTATATAGGTAGTGATACATTTGATTCCGAAATTAGACATATTGATTCTCCTGATAATTCAGAAATGATCACTAGTGAATTACAAAATTCTGAAAGCTTAATAGGACAAGATTTAACTAGTATTATAAATGGAGAAGAATATGATTCTGTAAGAGAGtatttagaaaatgaattagaaaatactgatattacaaatgaaattgcTAAACGCTCATTTAAGAAATCAACAAAATATTCTACTGTTATAGAAATGGAG aataaatttaaatacaaaattggaTCAACAGAACAAAATGTAAACAaggcaaataaatttaaagagcaAGATGGTAAGGCATCTGATTTATTGCGCCCTGTATGTTGCTTTACTGTATCTTCGGATACTACTCCAACAAATGAAAAACGTAATAGCTTTCCACCCACAATAAGTGTTATAATCAATCCTCCCAGTCCATCAATGTCAATTGAAAGTCAACATGATTTAGATgcagaatataaaatgaatcctTATTTAAGACGACATACTGACGAAAGTATGGAAAGAT tAAGTGTGGAACTACCTGAATTGGGTTTTTCTCCTCAAGCAACTCGTCGAATTAGTAGTGGAAGTTTGTTAAAAGCATCAGAAGTTGTTTCTTTAGCTGCTACAGCTGCAAGATTTGGTGGTTCTAATGCAAGCTTACGTCATGAAAGAGTAAAATCTGTTGATAAAACAGAAGATGTTAAAAAACTTCCAATTATCAATCCATTAGTTCAGTTACCTATGTGGCCAA atGTTAGTGGAGGAACTGGACTTATTAGTCAAGCATTACTTGCAAATGCAGATGCACTTTGTGCTGCAGTATCACCATTAATGGATCCTGATGAaacattaat ggaAGGTTATTTTGAACGTTgtgttatgaataattattttggaatCGGCATAGATGCAAAAATTAGTCTTGATTTCCATCATAAAAGAGAAGAACATCCTGAAAAATGTCGATCACGAGCAAAGAATTATATGTGGTATGGTGTATTAGGATCCAAACAATGGTTgcaaaaaacatataaaaatcttgaacAAAGAGTACAATTAGAATGTGATGGCCAACGAATACCATTACCTTCCTTACAAGGAATTGTTGTATTGAACATTCCAag ctTTATGGGTGGTACAAATTTTTGGGGAGGCACAAAAGAAggagatttatttttagcaCCTTCATTTGATGATCGTATATTAGAAGTTGTAGCTGTATTTGGTTCTGTTCAAATGGCTGCatcacgattaattaatttacaacatCATAGAATTGCACAATGTCAAAcagttcaaattaatattttgggTGATGAAGGAGTACCTATACAAGTTGATGGCGAAGCTTGGATTCAACCTCCTGGTATTATACGTATTATACACAAAAATCGTATGCAAATGCTTTATAGAAATagg gcACTTGAAACATCTTTAAAAACATGGGAAGAAAAACAACGCAGCACACTCAATGCAATATCCCAATCAATATCAACTTTAAGCACTACACAATTGCAATCACAATCTAAACTTCTTCAAGTACATAATAAACCAACACatttaaatgaagaagaaatgtaTATTCTATTGGGATTTATTGAAGTGGTTACAACTTTAGTTAAATGGGTTAAACTTCTCATTATATCACATCCAAGTTTGGAACCAGATTTATATCAAGTTGCAGCACGAACAGCACAAGCACTTGAACAAGTTCATccagatggaaaaattttgcaagga ATTAATTTAAGACCAGTAGTAACAGAATTGGTGTCAAGTGCAAGACAACTTTATGAAGACTCGTGTGAATTACTCAGAGATAAGGCACATAATTTa AAATTACGAGAAGACTTAGAAAATaaactttcattttctttggCCAGTATGgaacaagaattaaaaaaatgtacatttGATGAAGGAGGTACAAGATTAGTATATTTACAAAACTTACCATCAGATGAAcag TTTCGACGTTCAGGAATTAATTCTGGAACAAATCTCGCTCGAGATCAAGTTACTACATGGGGCGTACAAGAAGTATGTTGCTGGTTGGAAAATCTACAGTTGGGTGAATATaccgaaaaatttatttctcacgATATAAGAGGTAGGGAGTTATTATCACTAGCTCGTAGAGATCTCAAAGAACTTGGTATTATTAAAGTAGGACATGTTAAACGAATCTTACAAGCTATCAAtgatctaaataattaa
- the LOC412355 gene encoding diacylglycerol kinase eta isoform X2 encodes MSPKQQRTHSRFKVITPFRSLVLCGESRQEMEDWLNALRTVTKNCAQTDSGIAEMLSGNHQWYATSHARPTYCNVCRDALYGVTSHGLSCEICKYKVHKRCSIKAINNCKWTTLASIGKDIIEDKDGNITMPHQWMEGNLPVSSKCSVCDKTCGSVLRLQDWRCLWCRATVHTACRPAMSIKCPLGPVKLSVVPPTALHSIGSDEAWEAIRPTGCSPLLVFVNSKSGDNQGIKFLRRFKQLLNPAQVFDLIKGGPGPGLRLFRHFDPFRILVCSGDGSVGWVLSEIDRLGMHQCQVGVLPLGTGNDLARVLGWGSSCDDDAHLPQLLEKYEKAGTKMLDRWSIMTFERSISLPCPKNVLNHPDTVQKSNIASQYEENILTHITNVLESDQENVILSSIRILCDTVKDFVAYIMENMNSEDQQVEEKCKILQQKLNLFLTILCKEEEYLSTEHINDVDNINLNTEISVSPDNCEKGVLEKPEKDITNLKKVQKRKQFADKEIVMSRANSLKRTVRKFVEYAQLVIDDQININSKHGIKIANTNSSLDDSTIINSILSKKKQLNIPGLKVDHVESLSVETLIESVKSTDNSICTSPTPNVASLSPIPDLRRDSQPEEILTLPAPDGFADSRRNSENLPQGSFNFHTSMIPCMDNEQETEILESNDQQISDSNNIEISSEFQVSVTRTTFDTSSPSEDGTTQDISSDIDSIQSPEHEQKSENKAKMEVLKGYIGSDTFDSEIRHIDSPDNSEMITSELQNSESLIGQDLTSIINGEEYDSVREYLENELENTDITNEIAKRSFKKSTKYSTVIEMENKFKYKIGSTEQNVNKANKFKEQDGKASDLLRPVCCFTVSSDTTPTNEKRNSFPPTISVIINPPSPSMSIESQHDLDAEYKMNPYLRRHTDESMERLSVELPELGFSPQATRRISSGSLLKASEVVSLAATAARFGGSNASLRHERVKSVDKTEDVKKLPIINPLVQLPMWPNVSGGTGLISQALLANADALCAAVSPLMDPDETLMEGYFERCVMNNYFGIGIDAKISLDFHHKREEHPEKCRSRAKNYMWYGVLGSKQWLQKTYKNLEQRVQLECDGQRIPLPSLQGIVVLNIPSFMGGTNFWGGTKEGDLFLAPSFDDRILEVVAVFGSVQMAASRLINLQHHRIAQCQTVQINILGDEGVPIQVDGEAWIQPPGIIRIIHKNRMQMLYRNRALETSLKTWEEKQRSTLNAISQSISTLSTTQLQSQSKLLQVHNKPTHLNEEEMYILLGFIEVVTTLVKWVKLLIISHPSLEPDLYQVAARTAQALEQVHPDGKILQGINLRPVVTELVSSARQLYEDSCELLRDKAHNLKLREDLENKLSFSLASMEQELKKCTFDEGGTRLVYLQNLPSDEQGDKKNRHRGLFWLKFRRSGINSGTNLARDQVTTWGVQEVCCWLENLQLGEYTEKFISHDIRGRELLSLARRDLKELGIIKVGHVKRILQAINDLNN; translated from the exons ATGTCACCAAAGCAACAAAGAACCCATTCTCGATTCaag GTGATAACTCCATTTCGATCATTAGTTCTTTGTGGTGAAAGTAGACAAGAAATGGAAGATTGGTTGAATGCATTAAGAACAGTAACAAAGAATTGCGCTCAGACAGATTCTGGAATTGCAGAAATGCTTAGTGGTAATCATCAATGGTATGCAACAAGTCATGCGAGACCAACATATTGTAATGTTTGTAGAGATGCTCTTTatg gtgTTACTTCTCATGGTTTAAGTtgtgaaatatgtaaatataaagttcATAAACGATGTAGTATaaaagcaataaataattgcaaatggACCACTTTGGCATCTATTGGCAAAGACATTATTGAGGATAAAGATGGG AATATTACTATGCCTCATCAATGGATGGAAGGCAATTTACCGGTATCCTCAAAATGTTCTGTATGtgataaaacttgtggttctGTACTcag gcTTCAAGATTGGAGATGTTTATGGTGTAGAGCTACAGTACATACAGCTTGTAGACCTGCCATGAGTATTAAATGTCCATTAGGACCAGTTAAATTGAGTGTAGTTCCTCCTACAGCACTGCATAGTATAg gtaGTGATGAAGCTTGGGAAGCTATAAGACCTACTGGATGCAGTCCACTTTTAGTATTTGTAAATAGTAAATCTGGTGACAATCAaggtattaaatttcttagaagatttaaacaattattaaatccaGCACAAGTATTTGATCTTATAAAAGGAGGACCAGGACCAGG GTTAAGACTATTTCGTCATTTTGATCCATTTCGTATTTTGGTATGCAGTGGGGATGGATCTGTTGGTTGGGTTCTTTCTGAAATTGATCGTCTAGGAATGCat caGTGTCAAGTTGGAGTTCTACCATTGGGAACAGGAAATGATTTGGCACGTGTTTTGGGTTGGGGATCTTCTTGTGATGATGATGCTCATTTACCTcagttattagaaaaatatgaaaaagcaGGCACAAAAATGCTTGATCGATGGAGTATTATGACTTTTGAACGTAGTATTTCTTTGCCATGTcccaaaaatgttttaaatcatCCTGATACTgtacaaaaatcaaatattgctAGTCAATATGAAGAGAATATTCTTACCCATATAACAAATGTTTTGGAATCAGATcaagaaaatgtaattttatctaGTATTAG aATTTTATGTGATACAGTAAAAGATTTTGTAGCatatataatggaaaatatgaaCTCAGAGGACCAACAAgtggaagaaaaatgtaaaatacttCAGCAAAAACTTAATTTGTTCTTAACAATATTatgcaaagaagaagaatatctaTCAACTGAACATATAAATGatgttgataatattaatttaaatactgaAATTTCTGTTTCACCTGATAATTGTGAAAAAGGAGTATTAGAAAAGCCAGAGAaagatataacaaatttaaaaaaagtgcaaaaaagaaaacaatttgcAGATAAAGAAATTGTCATGTCaag agcAAACAGTTTAAAAAGAACTGTAAGAAAATTTGTAGAATATGCTCAATTGGTTATAGATgatcaaattaatatcaacTCAAAACATGGTATTAAAATAGCAAATACAAATAGTTCATTAGATGAtagtacaataataaattcaatattga gcaaaaaaaaacaattaaatattcctgGTTTAAAAGTAGATCATGTTGAAAGTTTATCTGTAGAAACACTAATAGAATCTGTAAAAAGTACAGATAATTCAATATGTACTAGTCCAACTCCTAATGTAGCATCTTTAAGTCCTATACCAGATCTTAGAAGAGATTCTCAACCTGAAGAGATATTAACATTACCTGCTCCTGATGGTTTTGCTGATAGTAGACGAAATAGTGAAAATTTACCACAAgg TTCGTTTAACTTTCATACCTCTATGATTCCTTGTATGGATAATGAACAAGAAACGGAAATACTTGAATCTAATGACCAACAAATATCTGATTccaataatatagaaatttcttcAGAATTTCAAGTTAGTGTTACAAGAACCACTTTTGATACAAGTTCACCTTCAGAAGATGGAACTACACAAGACATTTCATCTGATATAGATTCAATCCAATCACCAGAACATGAAcaaaaatcagaaaataaaGCTAAAATGGAAGTACTTAAag gaTATATAGGTAGTGATACATTTGATTCCGAAATTAGACATATTGATTCTCCTGATAATTCAGAAATGATCACTAGTGAATTACAAAATTCTGAAAGCTTAATAGGACAAGATTTAACTAGTATTATAAATGGAGAAGAATATGATTCTGTAAGAGAGtatttagaaaatgaattagaaaatactgatattacaaatgaaattgcTAAACGCTCATTTAAGAAATCAACAAAATATTCTACTGTTATAGAAATGGAG aataaatttaaatacaaaattggaTCAACAGAACAAAATGTAAACAaggcaaataaatttaaagagcaAGATGGTAAGGCATCTGATTTATTGCGCCCTGTATGTTGCTTTACTGTATCTTCGGATACTACTCCAACAAATGAAAAACGTAATAGCTTTCCACCCACAATAAGTGTTATAATCAATCCTCCCAGTCCATCAATGTCAATTGAAAGTCAACATGATTTAGATgcagaatataaaatgaatcctTATTTAAGACGACATACTGACGAAAGTATGGAAAGAT tAAGTGTGGAACTACCTGAATTGGGTTTTTCTCCTCAAGCAACTCGTCGAATTAGTAGTGGAAGTTTGTTAAAAGCATCAGAAGTTGTTTCTTTAGCTGCTACAGCTGCAAGATTTGGTGGTTCTAATGCAAGCTTACGTCATGAAAGAGTAAAATCTGTTGATAAAACAGAAGATGTTAAAAAACTTCCAATTATCAATCCATTAGTTCAGTTACCTATGTGGCCAA atGTTAGTGGAGGAACTGGACTTATTAGTCAAGCATTACTTGCAAATGCAGATGCACTTTGTGCTGCAGTATCACCATTAATGGATCCTGATGAaacattaat ggaAGGTTATTTTGAACGTTgtgttatgaataattattttggaatCGGCATAGATGCAAAAATTAGTCTTGATTTCCATCATAAAAGAGAAGAACATCCTGAAAAATGTCGATCACGAGCAAAGAATTATATGTGGTATGGTGTATTAGGATCCAAACAATGGTTgcaaaaaacatataaaaatcttgaacAAAGAGTACAATTAGAATGTGATGGCCAACGAATACCATTACCTTCCTTACAAGGAATTGTTGTATTGAACATTCCAag ctTTATGGGTGGTACAAATTTTTGGGGAGGCACAAAAGAAggagatttatttttagcaCCTTCATTTGATGATCGTATATTAGAAGTTGTAGCTGTATTTGGTTCTGTTCAAATGGCTGCatcacgattaattaatttacaacatCATAGAATTGCACAATGTCAAAcagttcaaattaatattttgggTGATGAAGGAGTACCTATACAAGTTGATGGCGAAGCTTGGATTCAACCTCCTGGTATTATACGTATTATACACAAAAATCGTATGCAAATGCTTTATAGAAATagg gcACTTGAAACATCTTTAAAAACATGGGAAGAAAAACAACGCAGCACACTCAATGCAATATCCCAATCAATATCAACTTTAAGCACTACACAATTGCAATCACAATCTAAACTTCTTCAAGTACATAATAAACCAACACatttaaatgaagaagaaatgtaTATTCTATTGGGATTTATTGAAGTGGTTACAACTTTAGTTAAATGGGTTAAACTTCTCATTATATCACATCCAAGTTTGGAACCAGATTTATATCAAGTTGCAGCACGAACAGCACAAGCACTTGAACAAGTTCATccagatggaaaaattttgcaagga ATTAATTTAAGACCAGTAGTAACAGAATTGGTGTCAAGTGCAAGACAACTTTATGAAGACTCGTGTGAATTACTCAGAGATAAGGCACATAATTTa AAATTACGAGAAGACTTAGAAAATaaactttcattttctttggCCAGTATGgaacaagaattaaaaaaatgtacatttGATGAAGGAGGTACAAGATTAGTATATTTACAAAACTTACCATCAGATGAAcag gGAGATAAAAAGAATCGTCATAGAGGTTTGTTTTGGTTAAAGTTTCGACGTTCAGGAATTAATTCTGGAACAAATCTCGCTCGAGATCAAGTTACTACATGGGGCGTACAAGAAGTATGTTGCTGGTTGGAAAATCTACAGTTGGGTGAATATaccgaaaaatttatttctcacgATATAAGAGGTAGGGAGTTATTATCACTAGCTCGTAGAGATCTCAAAGAACTTGGTATTATTAAAGTAGGACATGTTAAACGAATCTTACAAGCTATCAAtgatctaaataattaa